AACCAAGCCGACCACAAGGGAGAGATGCAGCAGGGAGACAGGGAGGAAGAACCAGATACACATCAGGAGCATCAACAGGAGTTTTGCACGTGGGTCAAATCGATAGAGCCAACCCGTTCCTGCAATATACGTATTGGTCGTCATACTGCGCTCAGCCTCCCATCCTCAATCGTATAGGAACGTTGCGCTACCTTGTCGGCAAATTGCCGGTCATGGGTGATGAGTAAGATTCCTGCCCCATTATGTCGCAAGTGGGCAATGATGGAAAGCGCACTTTGATAGGTCAAGGCACTGTCGAGTTCATCCAGAATATAGAAGGGACGGTCAAGAAGATAGTACACTGCTGCCTGGAGCGCCTTTCGCAGTGGATAGCTCATGGTAGTGGGGGTATCATCAAGATCGAGGGAGAACAGTTCAGCACAAGCAGCTACCTGCTTCTCTACTTCTTTCCTGGACAGGTCAGAGCGACGTTTCAATGACCAAGAGAGCTCTTCTGCAACCGTAGGAAGAAAAATCTGTAGGTCCGGACTCTGGAATAAGTACCCTACCCGTTTGGACAGTTGCTTTCCCTCATGTTGTTTTCCATCAATGACAATCTGTCCGGATAGGGGAGTATCCAAGCCACAGAGCAAGCGACTGAAAGAACTCTTGCCACTCCCGTTTGGTCCGACAAGGGTTACCAACTCTCCACTTTGCAGTTCAAAATGAGGTACTTCCAGTGTAAAATGGCCACTCTCGGTTGTGCTTACCCTGCTCCGCTCGGCTTGGAGTGACTGGCAAGAGAGCATTCGTCTTTGGGAAGATAATACGTGTTCTTTTTTCAGTGGGCTGGGAAGATCATCACCACAGAGGTGCGCAAAGCGAGGAAGCAAGGTGTTTGTCTCCCCTTTTACAACAACTCCTTCATCGAGTAAGAGAACCTGGTCAAAAAGGTCATCAAACTCACCAAGATACCGGCTTGCAAGCACCAGCACTGTCTTGTTGCTCGTTGTTATCAAGTCTTTGAGTTGGTCTCTCCAATGTTGATCCAGATCATCGAAGGCTTCGTCGAGCAACCAGAAGGAGGCATCAATAGCCTGCATCGTGGCAAGGAGCACCCTTTTGCGTTCCCCTCCACTGAGCTCCTGCTCACTACTGGTTCTCAAATCCTGGAGTCCCCACTGTGTGATTGCTTCCTCGATTCGTGCCTTCATGGTTTCTCTATCAATGCCCATCGACTCAAGGGGGAACGCAATCTCTTCCTCAACCGAGGTAGCTACAAACTGCTCTTGGGGGTTCTGGGAGACATAGGTGCATACAGGAAGGAGATCCCAGGGATCCAGATCTCCAAGTGATTTCCCATAGAGATGTATCTCACCCTCCAGTTCTCCCGAGAAATATTTGGGGCAGACCCCACAAATGATCTTGGCGAGCGTAGTCTTCCCCCTGTTGAAGGGAGCAAGCAAGAGAGTCTTGCTTCCTGTAGGAATCTGCAGAGAGAGCCCACGAAAGAGTGGATCATTCTGTTTTCCTGTCCATGACTGGTAGGTGAAAGAGAGATGCTCAATGGAGAGTGCGTTGATCATGGTCACCCTTAGACTTGGCCGGGAAGTTCGTCAAACCGTTTGGCGATGGTTCCATAGACCGTTTCATGAAGCGTTGCAAGCTCTTCAGTGCTCAGATTGTTCGTGTAGATTGGTTTTCCAATGGAGACATATGCGTGAACACGCTTAAAGCCATGCAACTGTTCTAACCCAGCACGCAACCCCTTGATGGTCATGGGCACAATAACAGAGTTTGAGCGAGTAGCGAGTTTCAGACTCCCTTTTTTCAATTCTCCGATGCTCCCACTCTTGCTTCTTGTTCCCTCGGGGAAGATCAACATACTTTTTCCACTCTTGAGAAGTTCTACACCCCTGAGAATGGCATTGATGGCATCTCGTGGACTGATTCGGTTGATGAAGACACAGTCCAAGGCATAACACCAAAGATTGATGACAGGAATCCGTTTAACTTCTGCCTTTGCCATGATGGATGCCCAAAGATTGACCGGCCCTACGAAGGCAGCTATGTCGAGCATGCTCTGATGGTTTGCCATGTAGCATACTGACTGCTCCGGTGGAAGGTTCTCCTTTCCATCAACATGGACCTTAATCCCTAAGAAGAAAATGATCGAACTACCAATAAAGTGTCCACAAGCACGCAAATATCGATCCCCAGCTTTTCTGAAGCCCAGGAGGCGCAACAGGTAACCAAGAGGAAATGCATACACAAGTGAAAGCGCTATAATTGGGATTACAAATAATCCTGCAAATGCTATGCGTATCTTCTTCATGCATACTCCTCCCGCTAAGAAAAGTCCTGTGTCTTGTAGAGTTTTGCATACTGGCCATCGATTGCAAGCAACTGCTCATGGGTTCCAGACTCTACCAGTTTACCCTCATCAAGGACCAAGATGCAATCTGCATGTTTGACGGTTGTCAGACGATGGGCAATAACAATGGCTGTACGACCCTTGGACAGTCGGTGGAAGGCTTCATTGATCAACTCTTCACTCTCTGTATCCAAGCTGCTGGTTGCCTCATCAAATATGAGAATCTGAGGATTTTTCAGGAATACCCGTGCAATGGAAATTCGTTGTTTCTGCCCACCGGAGAGCAGCGTACCTCTCTCCCCTACCTGGGTATCGAGTCCAAGTGGGAGTGAACGAACAAAGTCTCCAAGGTTTGCTGCATCGAGTGCCAGCCAGAGCTGATCATCGGTTGCATCAACCTTTCCGTACTTCAAGTTCTCCCGAATTGTGTCATCGAAGAGAAATACATTCTGCTGGACAAACCCAATATTCTGCCTGAGGGAGTGCTGTGTTAGTTCACGAATATCTTGCCCATCAATCATCACCTTGCCTTCGCTTGGCTCATAGAAGCGTGGTATCAAGCTGGCAAAGGTACTTTTTCCAGCTCCTGACTCGCCTACCAATGCATAGGTAGAACCGCCTGGAACCGTGATATCCACATCCTTGAGGATTACCTCTGGAGAGTTTTCATAGGAGAATGAGACATGGTCGAAACTGACTGTCCCATCCTGGATTTTCAGGCTCTTTGCATCCTTCACATCCTGGATGTCCGGGTGTTCATCCATCACCTGGGTGAATCGCTCAAAGCTTGCCATGCCTTGCTGCAATTGCTCAGTGAAGTTGATCAGGCGATCAATGGGAGGGAGCACTACACCAACATAGAGAATGAAGGTGACCAAATCATAGGACTGCACTTTTCCCATGAATATCAACAACGTTCCCCCGGCGATGGTACAGAAGTAGTAGAGCTCACGGAAAAACCCCAAGATGGAGTGATAACTTCCCATCACCTTGTACTGCTCCATCTTGCTGTCACGCAGGATATCGTTGACGTGGTTGAATTTGGCTTCTTGGTAGGACTCACGGCCATATGATTTGACCTCTCTGATCCCCATCAAGGAGTTCTCTACATTGCTGTTCACGTCAGCAACGGTTCGTCGTACTCGACGAAAGGTTGCCTTCATGCGTATTCCATAATACACCCCGTAGAACACCATGATCGGCAGGGGTATAAGGGAAACCAGGGCAAGAGGAACACTGTAGCTGAACATAAGGATGTAAGAACCCAGAATGGTAGCAACGCTGATGATCAAATCCTCAGGAGCATGGTGAGCCATCTCGGTGATCTGGAATAAGTCATTGGTGATACGACTCATCATATGCCCGGTCTTGGTCTTGTCAAAGAACCCGAAGGAGAGTTTCTGCAAGTGACCGAACAATTCGCTTCGCATATCGGTCTCCATCTTTACCCCAAGAATATGTCCCCAGGTCACCCGAATATACTGACAGATTGCCTGCAATATGTAGATGAGGAGCATAAAGCCAAAGATGATGACCATATTCTTCAGATTCTGGTCAGGGATCTCCACCCTGAGCAGTTGTCTGGTCAAGGTGGGAAAGAGAATCGAAAGGATTGAAGCAAAAATTGCCACCCCCATATCAAGGAAAAACAATCCCTTGTATGGACGATAGTAGGCGATGAACCGTTTGAGCATGCTACTTGTTTCTCCTGAACAACCGGGTGAAGAAATTCTGTTTCTTCTTCGTCTGGGTGGTCTCCTGCTTCTGAGTAACAGACGGCTTAGGGGCAGGGTCTTTTCTTACAGGACTCTCCTTCTTCACAGCAGGCTGGCTCTTCTTGGCCTCAGGGGCTCCTTCAGGGATCTGGCCACCTTCACTCTTGTACTGCTGTTTGTAGTAGGACAATCGCTCCTCAAGTGAGAGATTCTGGATCTCTGCGTAGCTTTTGGAGCCTGGACGACGACGTCTTTGAGGTTCCTGTGCTCTCTCCTGTCTTTCAGGTCTTGGGCCTCTGGGTTTGTTGTCTCGCTCATCTTTTGCACGCTTTGGACGGCCAGAAGATTGTGGCTTCCCTTTCCTGGGGCCTCTGGACCCACCACGGGAAGGTTTTGACCCACTTCTAGGTCCGCGACTCGGACGCCCACCATACTCGTCATCCCTTACCAAGTCCCTGAAGGAGTATGAGGCGCTCTTGTCCTCGACGGGTTCAAGGTCGCCCTCCTCAGGCCAGATTACGGGAATCTTCATCTGAATGAAGTTCTCTACTGCTTCAAGGTTGAATACATACTCTTCATCTGCGAAGGTAATGGATTTACCACTCTTGCCGGCACGGGCTGTACGGCCGATACGGTGAACGTAGTTCTCAAAATCATCAGGGATGTCGTAATTGACAACCAATTCCAAGTCATCAATCTGCAACCCGCGGGCTGCAACATCAGTTGCCACAAGGAATCTAATCTTGCCTTCCTTCATGCGGTCGATTGTCTGCAACCGCTTTGATTGTGGCAGGTCTCCCATCAGGTACTTGGTCGGGTATCCATTCAGTGAAAGCCGCTTAGAGACCTCAATGCATCGTGCCTTGGTATTGGTGAATACCAGACAGTTTTCAGGATTCTCTTTTTTCAGGAGTTGTAGAAAAAGCGAGAATTTCTCATCTTTTGCAACGTGAAACAACTCCTGGGTGATTGCTTTAACGGTAATTTCTTCAGGATTAACCTCAATCTCAGCTGGTTCATTCATGAACGACCAGGCAAGGTTACGTACCTTTGTACTGAGCGTTGCTGAGAACAACATCGTCTGTCGTTCTGTGCAATCACGAAGCAAGCTGAACATCTTCTGGATATCGGGATAGAAACCCATATCGAACATTCGGTCTGCCTCATCAACTACAAAGATGTCAAATTCTCTGAAGTCGATCTTATGCATCTTCTGGTAGTCAAGAATACGACCAGGGGTACAGACAAAAATATCACACCCCTTCTCCAGGATTTCATCCTGCTTCCCGTATCCTACACCACCAAAGAAACTTCCGATCGTGAGGTCTTCGATACCAGATCCCAGGAGGATGGTATCTTCCTCAATCTGAACAGCCAATTCACGGGTTGGAGCAACAATCAATGCCTTTGGTTTGCCCTTTCCAGCCTTTATGGCCTGGACAAACGATTCAAGAATCGTCAACACATACACTGCGGTTTTTCCGCTTCCAGTCATTGACTGGACCATGACATCACGACGAGAGAGGCTTGTGGGGAGTACTTTTTCCTGTACATTGGTACAGTCACTAAAGCCTGCAGTCTCGATGCCTTTGAGCACTTGCTCACTTAAGGGTAATTCGGTAAATTTCATTCGTTCTATATTTCGCCTTTATAAGTAATTGCAGTATTCGCAATAAGAGAGGTTCTTTTTTCAAACCTTATAATAGTAAGATAGAGGAAATTAAAAGCCTTGTCCACCTCTGCTAAAAGTGAACAGAATATCCATGGTGAAAGATCACAACCAATATTGGATTGTGTATTTTAGGTTTACCTCTCTAGAAAGGGAAAAGATGGTTAATCCTCCAGCTCCCACTGCCTGACAAGACTGCTGATCTCACGGGTTACGCTATAAGTCTTTCCAACAATGTTTCCATTGACGTGTGAAATTGGCATTGCAGCCATGCTGGTTGCGGAGATAAACAGCTCATCATAGAAACCACCAACCACTTTGTTCAGAGAAGGTGCTTCGTAGCGTATCTGCAAACCCAACAGCTTTGCTGCCTTGATAACCCGATCCCGGGTTATACCCAGCAAGACCTTCTCATCTTGTGCGGTGAAGAGCTGCCTATCCTTGATCGCAAAGAAGTTGGAACGTGTTCCCTCCAGGATTTTCTGTTCCTCATCAACCAGGAGTGCTTCAAAGCATCCCTGTCTCCTGGCTTCTTCCAGGGCAAGATAGTTCAAAAGGAGATTCCCCGTCTTTGCTCCAGGAAGCAGTCTCTCTCCTTCATACGTGAGTGATTTCACACCTTCTGTATAGAAGGATTCTGGATAGGTCAGTATCTCACTCGTGGTGATGAACAGCTGTGGTTGCTTGCCTCCATAGATCTGGATTCTCAGTGATGCTTTCTCAACCAGATCCACCTCGATCAGAGCATGTACCCAGGTACCAATCTCTTCCCGACTGAACGGATAGTCAAGATGTATAAGATTTGCAGAGTTCTCAAGCCTCAGGAGGTGGTCCTCCAGATGCACAGGGTGTGCCTGAATGACCCTAAGGGACTCATACACATAAAACCCTGACTGGATCTCTCTCTGGGTTACCGGTACTACTGCTTCACTTTGTAATATGATTTTTCCGTTGTAAACGGCATGTTCTCCAACCATTTGGTTCTCTTCTCCTAGGGGTACTTGATCAATTCGCGGGGTTTGCTCCCATTGGGGGGCCCAACATAGCCCAGCTCTTCCATCTGCTCAACCATACGGGCAGCGCGGTTGTACCCTATCTTCAGACGACGTTGCAAATAGGAGGCTGATGCACACTTGCGTTCAACGACAATCGCGAGGGCTCTCTCCATCAACTCTTCATCATCGTTTGAATCAGCAGCATCATCATCACTGCTCTCACTTGCCTTCGGCTCATCGTCCTCGAAGAACGACTCGTCGATATATTCAGGCTCACCTTGCGAACTCACAAAGGCAACAACCTGTTCCACTTCATTGTCACTGAGGAAGGAGCCCTGTATCCGTTCAGTTGCAGGACTGCTGCTGGACATATACAACATGTCACCCTTTCCAAGCAGCTTATCTGCACCAGGTTCATCAAGGATGATTCGACTATCGGTAGAACTGGTAACAGCAAAGGCAATACGGGTTGGAATATTGTTCTTGATCACGCCGGTGATAACATCAACAGAAGGACGCTGGGTAGCCAAGACCAAGTGGATACCCACCGCACGGCTCATGGCAGCAAGACGACTGACCTTGCTCTCCATGTCCTTACCAACAAGATGCATCAAATCTGCAAATTCATCGATAACCACCAGGATATAGGGAAGTTTCTCACGGGCGAGGCGACTACTTTCTATCTTCTCGTTATACCCGATGATATTCCTGACACTTAATGCTTGCAGTAGTTTGTACCGTCTATCCATCTCATAGAGACAAAAATCAAGTGCCTTCAGGGTCTTTTTCGCATCAGTGATGACGGGAGTGAGCAGGTGAGGAATCCCATTATAAATATTCAACTCTACAATTTTTGGATCGACCAAGATCATCCTTACCTGCTTTGGACTACGCCTGAACAGAACCGAACAGATCAAGGAGTTTACACATACACTCTTACCACTTCCGGTGCTACCGGCGATCAGGAGATGCGGTGCCTTGATCACATCGACTACCACAGGGTCCCCCATCAGGCTACGTCCCAAGACCATGGGAATACCCAATGAAGCAGTCAACGAGGGGAGCATTTCGCGGAAACCAATGATATCCCGCTTGATATTGGGGATCTCAACACCCACAGCTGATTTTCCAGGGATGGGTGCCACGATACGGACCTGGGTGGCAGCAAGTGCGAGGGCAATGTTGTCAGAAAGGTTCACGATTGAATTCACCCGCACCCCTGGGGCAGGAAGCAACTCAAACATGGTCACAGTAGGACCACGTACAATATTGGTCAATTCTACATTTATATTGAACTGTTCAAGTGTCGCAACCAGAAGCTTCCCTTGGTTGACCGTCTGTTCATCGACCACATCACCAATCTGTGGATAGGTAACCAGGATGGATTCATCAGGATACTGATAGGTGATCCGCTTCCGATTTATCAGGGCACTTCCTTCACGCTTAGAGGAGAGACCACCCACCCCACTGGCACTCTCCAAAGGATCTTCTTCATGCTCCTTGCTCTCTGTCTGAACCGCTTCTCCCACCAGCTCACCACCACCAGTTGGCTGAGCAGTACTCTTGGGTGCAAAACCAGGTTCTGGAGTCATCTCAGATTTGGGAGTGACAGGAAGTGGCGATTCTGTCTTTGGTTGATTGGGCCGGAAGAAGGGGTCGGCTACTTCCCGGTTGGGGGGGCGCTCCTCCTTTTCCTTTGGTTCATACCGCACCGAGAGAATACGTTCCCTGACATTCATGTGTTGAGAGGGTTTGGCAGGAGGTTCTTCCCTCTTTCCTTGTTGCTCCTCCACGGCTTGAGCAAGCATGCTCTTTACCTTGCCTTGGGGTTCATTCCTCCGTGCATTGTTCTTCCTTGGGGCCTTTCCTACCGCTTCCAAAGCACCCTGCAGGAACCCTGAGAGCTGAACTGGCTCTTTCTTATGCTTTTCCTCTTCTTTTGGTTGAGGATGGGTTTCAGCCTCTTTTTTCTGGGCTTCCAGTTCTCTCTGTTTTCTCTCCAGGTACGTTAACCCATTATTTCGTTTTCGCTCTTCCCCAAGTGTATGCAACGCTCCAATACTTACCTTTCCTACCTGCATCTCCTTCACCGCGATTGTATCCTCCAGCGGTGTTTTTCGGTCACTCGGGGTATGTTTTCTTGACAAACTCTCCAGGGAAGGAACATCGGCAATATGGGGAAACGCAACCTGTTGGTCTGCAAAGCTTACCCCTTCAACAACCTCTTCGGCTTCTACGGGTTTCTTGCTGAGGGTAATGGTTTCCTCTTCGTCCTCAGGAGTTTCTTGGTCTTTAGAACTGTGTCCTTTCTTCCTTTCTCGCTTTTCTTTTTTAACCTTGCCCATCTCTGCTCTGGCTATCTTGTACCGTTTCATTCCGTCCCCGATTAAGGTGAGCATAACAAAGAGAGCCATTTCGACGAAGAAGATAAGCACCACACGGAAAGACGCACTACGAAGATCCTCCGGTATGGTTCGTATCAGGATTGGGCGAGTACTTCCCTGCATAAGATGGCTAAGGGAATAGAGCGTATAGGCCATAATTCCGGTAAGGGGGATTAATACATAGAGAAAGCGATTTTTGACTCTGAAAGTAAAAATCATGATCGTCCAGAGGCCAAGCAGTACAGCAAGTGGCACGAGAGAAAAGGGTGCTGGGGAAACGGTAAAGGAGAAGAAACGATTAAGAAGGGAACTTGCCCAGGTGACTACGCTGAGTTCAATTCCGAGAGGCGGCAAAACTTCCAACGCACCTACCAATAGCGTCAATAAGAGGCAAACCACCCCTGCAACAAGAGAACCTTTTCCTCTACCTTCCTTCACAACTCGCTCCTTTCTAGGTAAACACCCTTGCCTTCAGATGGTATCAAATCTTTGTGAGAACGCAAAGCGTGCGATTTGCATCCAATTGGGGAACCGTGAGAGGGATATACTGGGCACTCCACCTACTTTTGCATTGTGATGCAACTTGGTCCAGCTCTGCTTCAACCTGGTCTAGCACGCCTTTGTATGCACAGACTACACCACCATCACTGAGGATGGGGTCCACAAGATCAAGTATTTCCACCAAAGGCCTGAAAGCCCGGAAGGTAATCACATCGAACTTCTGGCGTACCTGTTTCAAGTCCTGGGAGACAATCTGCACCCGTTCAGAGAGACCGGTCGCTACAAGAGCGTTTCGCAGAAAATTCACCCGTCGCTCCATCCGCTCCACCAAGGTGAAGGAGTAATTTTCCAGAGCTATTGCCAAGGGAATCCCGGGTAGACCTGCACCTGAACCAAGATCTGCAAAGCAGGGGTTCTCATACTTCCGGGCGATTTCACTGATTGGAGAGACTGCGGCCAGGCTATCGAAAATATGGCGGATGACCAACTCTTTTCCCGCAGCTCCAACCAACTTGTAAACGGGATTAAAAAGCTCAACCTCTGCAATATACCGCTGCAATTGGAGCAACTGTTCATCGGACCATACCA
The sequence above is drawn from the uncultured Sphaerochaeta sp. genome and encodes:
- a CDS encoding lysophospholipid acyltransferase family protein; translated protein: MKKIRIAFAGLFVIPIIALSLVYAFPLGYLLRLLGFRKAGDRYLRACGHFIGSSIIFFLGIKVHVDGKENLPPEQSVCYMANHQSMLDIAAFVGPVNLWASIMAKAEVKRIPVINLWCYALDCVFINRISPRDAINAILRGVELLKSGKSMLIFPEGTRSKSGSIGELKKGSLKLATRSNSVIVPMTIKGLRAGLEQLHGFKRVHAYVSIGKPIYTNNLSTEELATLHETVYGTIAKRFDELPGQV
- the rsmG gene encoding 16S rRNA (guanine(527)-N(7))-methyltransferase RsmG; translation: MSGKYAALIQEGLDAMQLVWSDEQLLQLQRYIAEVELFNPVYKLVGAAGKELVIRHIFDSLAAVSPISEIARKYENPCFADLGSGAGLPGIPLAIALENYSFTLVERMERRVNFLRNALVATGLSERVQIVSQDLKQVRQKFDVITFRAFRPLVEILDLVDPILSDGGVVCAYKGVLDQVEAELDQVASQCKSRWSAQYIPLTVPQLDANRTLCVLTKI
- a CDS encoding DNA translocase FtsK, with amino-acid sequence MKEGRGKGSLVAGVVCLLLTLLVGALEVLPPLGIELSVVTWASSLLNRFFSFTVSPAPFSLVPLAVLLGLWTIMIFTFRVKNRFLYVLIPLTGIMAYTLYSLSHLMQGSTRPILIRTIPEDLRSASFRVVLIFFVEMALFVMLTLIGDGMKRYKIARAEMGKVKKEKRERKKGHSSKDQETPEDEEETITLSKKPVEAEEVVEGVSFADQQVAFPHIADVPSLESLSRKHTPSDRKTPLEDTIAVKEMQVGKVSIGALHTLGEERKRNNGLTYLERKQRELEAQKKEAETHPQPKEEEKHKKEPVQLSGFLQGALEAVGKAPRKNNARRNEPQGKVKSMLAQAVEEQQGKREEPPAKPSQHMNVRERILSVRYEPKEKEERPPNREVADPFFRPNQPKTESPLPVTPKSEMTPEPGFAPKSTAQPTGGGELVGEAVQTESKEHEEDPLESASGVGGLSSKREGSALINRKRITYQYPDESILVTYPQIGDVVDEQTVNQGKLLVATLEQFNINVELTNIVRGPTVTMFELLPAPGVRVNSIVNLSDNIALALAATQVRIVAPIPGKSAVGVEIPNIKRDIIGFREMLPSLTASLGIPMVLGRSLMGDPVVVDVIKAPHLLIAGSTGSGKSVCVNSLICSVLFRRSPKQVRMILVDPKIVELNIYNGIPHLLTPVITDAKKTLKALDFCLYEMDRRYKLLQALSVRNIIGYNEKIESSRLAREKLPYILVVIDEFADLMHLVGKDMESKVSRLAAMSRAVGIHLVLATQRPSVDVITGVIKNNIPTRIAFAVTSSTDSRIILDEPGADKLLGKGDMLYMSSSSPATERIQGSFLSDNEVEQVVAFVSSQGEPEYIDESFFEDDEPKASESSDDDAADSNDDEELMERALAIVVERKCASASYLQRRLKIGYNRAARMVEQMEELGYVGPPNGSKPRELIKYP
- a CDS encoding ABC transporter ATP-binding protein — protein: MINALSIEHLSFTYQSWTGKQNDPLFRGLSLQIPTGSKTLLLAPFNRGKTTLAKIICGVCPKYFSGELEGEIHLYGKSLGDLDPWDLLPVCTYVSQNPQEQFVATSVEEEIAFPLESMGIDRETMKARIEEAITQWGLQDLRTSSEQELSGGERKRVLLATMQAIDASFWLLDEAFDDLDQHWRDQLKDLITTSNKTVLVLASRYLGEFDDLFDQVLLLDEGVVVKGETNTLLPRFAHLCGDDLPSPLKKEHVLSSQRRMLSCQSLQAERSRVSTTESGHFTLEVPHFELQSGELVTLVGPNGSGKSSFSRLLCGLDTPLSGQIVIDGKQHEGKQLSKRVGYLFQSPDLQIFLPTVAEELSWSLKRRSDLSRKEVEKQVAACAELFSLDLDDTPTTMSYPLRKALQAAVYYLLDRPFYILDELDSALTYQSALSIIAHLRHNGAGILLITHDRQFADKVAQRSYTIEDGRLSAV
- a CDS encoding DEAD/DEAH box helicase, giving the protein MKFTELPLSEQVLKGIETAGFSDCTNVQEKVLPTSLSRRDVMVQSMTGSGKTAVYVLTILESFVQAIKAGKGKPKALIVAPTRELAVQIEEDTILLGSGIEDLTIGSFFGGVGYGKQDEILEKGCDIFVCTPGRILDYQKMHKIDFREFDIFVVDEADRMFDMGFYPDIQKMFSLLRDCTERQTMLFSATLSTKVRNLAWSFMNEPAEIEVNPEEITVKAITQELFHVAKDEKFSLFLQLLKKENPENCLVFTNTKARCIEVSKRLSLNGYPTKYLMGDLPQSKRLQTIDRMKEGKIRFLVATDVAARGLQIDDLELVVNYDIPDDFENYVHRIGRTARAGKSGKSITFADEEYVFNLEAVENFIQMKIPVIWPEEGDLEPVEDKSASYSFRDLVRDDEYGGRPSRGPRSGSKPSRGGSRGPRKGKPQSSGRPKRAKDERDNKPRGPRPERQERAQEPQRRRRPGSKSYAEIQNLSLEERLSYYKQQYKSEGGQIPEGAPEAKKSQPAVKKESPVRKDPAPKPSVTQKQETTQTKKKQNFFTRLFRRNK
- a CDS encoding ABC transporter ATP-binding protein; this encodes MLKRFIAYYRPYKGLFFLDMGVAIFASILSILFPTLTRQLLRVEIPDQNLKNMVIIFGFMLLIYILQAICQYIRVTWGHILGVKMETDMRSELFGHLQKLSFGFFDKTKTGHMMSRITNDLFQITEMAHHAPEDLIISVATILGSYILMFSYSVPLALVSLIPLPIMVFYGVYYGIRMKATFRRVRRTVADVNSNVENSLMGIREVKSYGRESYQEAKFNHVNDILRDSKMEQYKVMGSYHSILGFFRELYYFCTIAGGTLLIFMGKVQSYDLVTFILYVGVVLPPIDRLINFTEQLQQGMASFERFTQVMDEHPDIQDVKDAKSLKIQDGTVSFDHVSFSYENSPEVILKDVDITVPGGSTYALVGESGAGKSTFASLIPRFYEPSEGKVMIDGQDIRELTQHSLRQNIGFVQQNVFLFDDTIRENLKYGKVDATDDQLWLALDAANLGDFVRSLPLGLDTQVGERGTLLSGGQKQRISIARVFLKNPQILIFDEATSSLDTESEELINEAFHRLSKGRTAIVIAHRLTTVKHADCILVLDEGKLVESGTHEQLLAIDGQYAKLYKTQDFS
- a CDS encoding aminotransferase class IV, encoding MVGEHAVYNGKIILQSEAVVPVTQREIQSGFYVYESLRVIQAHPVHLEDHLLRLENSANLIHLDYPFSREEIGTWVHALIEVDLVEKASLRIQIYGGKQPQLFITTSEILTYPESFYTEGVKSLTYEGERLLPGAKTGNLLLNYLALEEARRQGCFEALLVDEEQKILEGTRSNFFAIKDRQLFTAQDEKVLLGITRDRVIKAAKLLGLQIRYEAPSLNKVVGGFYDELFISATSMAAMPISHVNGNIVGKTYSVTREISSLVRQWELED